A genomic window from Nicotiana sylvestris chromosome 11, ASM39365v2, whole genome shotgun sequence includes:
- the LOC138880813 gene encoding uncharacterized protein produces MTVMQYEMWFSGLAHHAVWLVPTDRERIMRFVNGLTYQLRILITRERVTGATFKEVVDIASEIELVRRHDQEEREAKRPRGSGNFSSAPSRGQFQQGRGRPFRQTYSAHPGYRGASSGHGSHNSNWVHSSLSALPAHSSSCAPSVQSSSMPGPSTGHSGARGSLQSPSLTSESCYECGEFGHMRRQCPRLRDGQSQQRDRPSTSAPVTSPPTNPARGRGQFARGHPIGGGRSGGGQAHFYALPRRSDVATSDVVILGIVSVCHRDASLSPCRAILDCHAKTVTLAIPDVPQIEWRGVTDHVPTRVILFLKAQQMVGKSCLSYLAFVRDVGVETPSIDFVPIVRDFPDVFPADLLGMPPDRDIDFGIDLVPGTQPTSIPLYRMTPAELKELKAQLQELLDKGQEEHAEHLRVALQRLRKEKL; encoded by the exons atgactgtgatgcagtatgagatgtggTTCTCTGGGTTAGCCCATCAtgcagtttggttggttcccacagatcgagagaggattatgaggtttgttaatggtctcacatatcagcttcggattctcatcactagggagagggtgacaggtgctactttcaaggaggttgttgacatcgccagTGAGATTGAGTTGGTTCGCCGCCATGatcaagaggagagggaggccaagaggcctcggggatctggtaacTTTagcagtgctccttcgaggggtcagttccagcaggGTAGAGGCCGTCCTTTCAGACAGACTTATTCAGCTCACCCAgggtatcgtggggcatcatcggggcATGGTTCCCACAATTCTAATTGGGTCcactcatcactcagtgccctcccagcccatagttcgtcctgtgctccatcagtgcagagttcttccatgccaggtccttctactggtcactctggtgccaggggttcccttcagtccccatctctaaCATCagagagttgttatgagtgtggagagtttgggcatatgaggaggcaatgTCCTCGTCTTCGTGATGGTCAGTCTCAACAGAGGGATCGGCcttcgacttctgctccagttacttcaccacccaccaacccagctaggggtagaggtcagttcgCTAGGGGCCACCCtatagggggaggtcgatcaggtggtggtcaggctcatttctatgctcTCCCGCGTAGATCAGATGTTGCAACTTCAGATGTCGTGAttttaggtattgtttcagtctgccacagagatgcctct ctatctccgtgtcgtgctattttggattgtcatgccaagacagtcacattggctataccggatgtgccacagatcgagtggcgaggtgtgactgatcaTGTTCCCACTAGAGTGATCttattcttgaaagcccaacagatggttgggaagagttgtctttcgtatctagcctttgtaagggatgtcggAGTTGAGACTCcaagtattgattttgttccaattgtgagggattttcccgatgtgtttcctgctgacctattgggcatgccaccagacagggacattgattttggtattgacctggtgccgggcactcagcccactTCTATTCCATTATATCGTAtgacaccagcagagttgaaggaattaaaagcacaacttcaggaactccttgataaagg tcaggaggagcacgcagagcatttgagagttgcaTTGCAGAGATTGAGAAAGGAGAAGCTTTAG